DNA from Phycisphaeraceae bacterium:
CACGTCCTCGATCGGCATCAGGAACGGCTGGTCGATCGGACGCTCGGGCGTCGGGATGGCCTCGTCGACGGCGGCCATCAGCTCGCGGATCGCCTTCTCGCCGATCTCGGCGTTGCTGTCTTCAAGCGCGGCCAGCGCCGAGCCCTTGACCACCGGAATGTCGTCGCCAGGGAAGTCGTAGGACGACAGAAGCTCGCGCACCTCCATCTCGACCAGTTCGAGCAGTTCCTCGTCGTCGACCTGGTCGACCTTGTTCAGGAACACAACGATCGCCGGAACGCCGACCTGGCGGGCCAGAAGGATGTGCTCGCGCGTCTGCGGCATCGGGCCGTCAGCCGCGTTCACAACCAGGATCGCGCCGTCCATCTGGGCCGCACCGGTGATCATGTTCTTGATGAAGTCGGCGTGGCCGGGGCAGTCAATGTGAGCATAGTGCCGATTCTCGGACTCGTACTCCACGTGACTCACAGCAATGGTCACCGTCTTCGTATCGTCACGAACCGTACCGCCCTTGGCGATATCGGCGTACGACTTGAAGTTGGCAAGCCCCTTGGCAGACTGCACGGCCAGCAACGCACCCGTAAGGGTTGTCTTTCCGTGGTCAATATGCCCAATCGTACCTACGTTGCAGTGCGGCTTTGATCGTTCAAACGTTTCCTTGGCCATGCTTTCTCCCGGCGTCTCTTCCTGACTCTGCGTCTAACGAGCAGGTCTCTAGCTAAATTGTTTCGACAACACACTGACTCTAAAGCTGCTGATGGGACTCGGACCCATGACCTCGTCCTTACCAAGGACGCGCTCTACCAACTGAGCTTCAGCAGCACCGACTGCTTGTCGCTCGACAGGTCGCGGCTTGCTCATAGCCCGCCGTCTCGTCTCCACGACTTTTATCAACAATCCCAACTCACGCGGTGCTGCATATCCATCAGGAAAAAGCGGGTGAAGGGAATCGAACCCTCGTCTTTAGCTTGGAAGGCTATGGCTCTACCATTGAGCTACACCCGCGCTTTGTCTTGCATCGATGGGGCGAGATCCCAAACGCTTTCACCCACTCAGCAAACAAAACCAATCGGAAGCCAGCACGC
Protein-coding regions in this window:
- a CDS encoding GTP-binding protein encodes the protein MAKETFERSKPHCNVGTIGHIDHGKTTLTGALLAVQSAKGLANFKSYADIAKGGTVRDDTKTVTIAVSHVEYESENRHYAHIDCPGHADFIKNMITGAAQMDGAILVVNAADGPMPQTREHILLARQVGVPAIVVFLNKVDQVDDEELLELVEMEVRELLSSYDFPGDDIPVVKGSALAALEDSNAEIGEKAIRELMAAVDEAIPTPERPIDQPFLMPIEDV